AGATTAGACCTAAAGGGGATACCGATCATACTAAGGATTCATGACAGAAGATGATGATCATATCTCCACCCTCCCAATAAGGGATTTGACAATCGTAGCGCTATCAGCATACTCCAATTCAGAACCAACAGGAAGGCCGTGAGCAATCCTCATAACCCTAACGCCTATTGGTTTCAACACCTGTGATAGATATAGACTGGTCGCATCCCCCTCAATGGTTGGATTTGTCGCTATAATGACCTCCCGCACCCCCCCATTCTTGCATCTATGCAAAAATGAATCTATATTCAGTTCATCAGGCCCAATGCCATTTAACGGAGATATTACCCCCCTTAGCACATGGTAAACCCCACGATATTCCATTGTCTTTTCGATCGTTAGGATGTCCTTTGCTTCCTCAACAACGCATATCAGATCTCCATCCCTGCTTGCATCCGAGCATATTGAACACACATCCCCATCCGATATTCCGCTACAGATCTTGCAGGAGGTAATATTTCTCTTCAACTCAACGATAGCCCTTGATATTCTCTCCGCATCATCATAGGGGATTTTCAGAATGTGAAAAGCGAGTCTACTGGCACTCTTTGGACCTATTCCAGGAAGCCTTGAAAACTCCTTAATCAATTCATCTAAATATTTAGAAGGACTTTTCATAAGTATATTCTATTATAAAATATCTATTTCAAGAAATCACTAAGGCCAGGGATGTTAATTCCTCCAGTAATCTTTGCCATCTCCTCTTCAGCGTATCCCTTACTCTTATCTATTGCAGAATTAACCGCTG
The sequence above is a segment of the Spirochaetota bacterium genome. Coding sequences within it:
- the recR gene encoding recombination mediator RecR, which codes for MKSPSKYLDELIKEFSRLPGIGPKSASRLAFHILKIPYDDAERISRAIVELKRNITSCKICSGISDGDVCSICSDASRDGDLICVVEEAKDILTIEKTMEYRGVYHVLRGVISPLNGIGPDELNIDSFLHRCKNGGVREVIIATNPTIEGDATSLYLSQVLKPIGVRVMRIAHGLPVGSELEYADSATIVKSLIGRVEI